A window from Kovacikia minuta CCNUW1 encodes these proteins:
- a CDS encoding IS5 family transposase, with amino-acid sequence MAYSSSLTDAEWEILEPLLPQILPKKKRTRPCDWTKREIIDGILYQLKNGCNWEDLPKDLPPYSTVYWHYKQWREAGVIEKLMGVLHGQVREQVKKKPKWTRLIIIDSQAVKNTCNASVDSKGFCFYKATNGIKRHLAVDTLGFPFFTHCTKADVSDDLGLLEMLTLNIDYFKSKPVNIPKITILLDHGYHIDALIEALEQVYPQIMTKIRFERSTKPSKQEKAAQGKSGFVPAVARWVIERSNAWMERCKSLVKNFERTLSHAETKINLCFVRLMLKRLAATS; translated from the coding sequence ATGGCATATTCGAGCAGTCTCACTGATGCAGAATGGGAAATTCTTGAACCGCTGTTGCCTCAGATATTACCCAAGAAGAAACGGACCCGACCCTGCGATTGGACGAAGCGGGAGATCATTGATGGCATCCTTTATCAACTCAAGAACGGTTGCAATTGGGAAGACTTACCCAAAGACTTACCTCCCTACTCGACGGTGTATTGGCACTACAAGCAGTGGCGGGAAGCTGGGGTGATCGAGAAACTGATGGGAGTATTGCATGGACAGGTGCGGGAACAGGTTAAAAAAAAGCCCAAATGGACGAGGTTAATCATCATTGACTCGCAAGCGGTGAAGAATACTTGCAATGCCAGTGTAGACTCAAAGGGCTTCTGTTTTTACAAAGCGACCAATGGGATTAAAAGGCACCTGGCTGTTGATACGCTTGGGTTTCCCTTTTTCACTCATTGCACAAAAGCTGATGTTTCCGATGATCTGGGATTGCTTGAGATGTTGACGCTCAACATTGACTATTTCAAGTCAAAACCTGTTAACATTCCCAAGATTACCATCTTGCTCGACCACGGCTATCACATTGATGCTTTGATTGAAGCATTGGAGCAGGTTTATCCTCAAATTATGACGAAAATCAGGTTTGAGCGTTCAACCAAACCCTCGAAACAAGAGAAAGCAGCGCAAGGAAAATCTGGATTTGTCCCAGCAGTCGCAAGATGGGTCATCGAACGATCCAATGCTTGGATGGAGCGGTGTAAAAGTTTGGTTAAAAACTTTGAGCGCACCCTATCTCATGCGGAAACTAAGATTAACCTCTGCTTTGTCAGGCTAATGCTGAAGCGGCTTGCAGCTACTTCCTGA
- a CDS encoding oxidoreductase, translated as MNSDKNPIASKVWLITGCSTGFGHALAEAVLQKGDRLLATARKPEQLGALVEHYSDTAKAVRLDVTSPQDVQAAIDTAIATFGRIDVLVNNAGHGMIAALEEVSDDEAHQFFETNFFGALRLMQSVLPVMRQQGSGHIVNLSSTAGLVGFGGSSLYCGAKFALEGTSEALAKEVESFGVKVTLIEPGAFRTDFNGRSLATVEQSIDAYASVSGASLQWFKEMDGQQPGDPAKAAQAIIQAVESPHPPLRLALGTDAMSLIQEKLERVKTDLDAWQQVTVSTNYSEHVNYAR; from the coding sequence ATGAACTCAGATAAAAATCCTATTGCTTCTAAAGTTTGGTTGATTACAGGATGCTCAACCGGGTTTGGACACGCCCTCGCAGAAGCGGTATTGCAGAAAGGCGATCGCCTGCTGGCGACTGCTCGCAAACCAGAGCAACTTGGCGCTTTAGTTGAACACTATTCAGACACTGCAAAGGCTGTCCGTCTGGATGTAACATCGCCTCAAGACGTCCAAGCAGCGATTGATACTGCGATCGCCACCTTTGGTCGAATTGATGTGCTGGTCAACAATGCGGGGCATGGCATGATTGCTGCCCTCGAAGAAGTCAGTGATGATGAGGCACATCAATTTTTTGAAACTAATTTCTTTGGGGCACTCCGTCTGATGCAATCGGTCTTGCCTGTGATGCGTCAGCAAGGCAGTGGTCACATTGTAAATCTGTCATCCACAGCAGGGTTAGTAGGATTTGGCGGAAGCAGCCTCTACTGTGGGGCTAAATTTGCCCTGGAAGGTACATCTGAAGCTCTAGCTAAGGAGGTTGAATCCTTTGGAGTGAAAGTGACTTTGATTGAACCTGGGGCATTTCGCACCGATTTTAATGGACGCTCTCTGGCAACAGTTGAGCAATCCATTGATGCCTATGCTTCGGTGAGTGGTGCTTCATTGCAGTGGTTCAAAGAGATGGATGGTCAGCAACCTGGCGATCCTGCTAAAGCAGCGCAAGCCATCATCCAAGCTGTGGAAAGTCCTCATCCCCCGCTAAGACTGGCATTAGGCACGGATGCCATGAGCCTGATCCAGGAAAAACTGGAACGGGTCAAAACAGATTTGGATGCTTGGCAGCAGGTGACTGTCAGTACGAATTATTCAGAACACGTCAACTATGCCAGGTAG
- a CDS encoding reverse transcriptase family protein produces the protein MNPDGGDGVWRADREPALDNLMARILERDNVKRAWERVKSNKGAPGSAGMTLSDFPAYAREHWGEIRQSLMDGSYQPRPVRRVVIPKPHGKGERKLGVPTIRSYCTSFNKS, from the coding sequence ATGAACCCGGATGGGGGAGATGGCGTTTGGCGTGCTGACAGAGAGCCAGCCTTAGACAACCTGATGGCGCGAATCTTAGAGCGCGACAATGTGAAACGAGCCTGGGAACGAGTGAAATCGAACAAAGGTGCACCCGGCAGTGCCGGGATGACCTTAAGCGATTTTCCGGCCTATGCCCGCGAGCATTGGGGCGAGATTCGCCAATCCCTAATGGATGGCAGTTACCAACCGCGCCCCGTGCGACGGGTGGTCATTCCCAAGCCGCACGGCAAGGGAGAACGAAAGTTGGGTGTGCCGACGATACGTTCATATTGCACCTCCTTCAATAAGTCTTGA
- a CDS encoding PIN domain-containing protein, producing MFDSDVLLDVLAQRQPFVVASAQALNMVTQPQVQGYVSGHAVTNIFYILRRQVGSETARELLSRLLQHLQIASVTDEVIRVALQSSMADFEDAVTSEAANAAGLEVILTRNIPDFVASTIPAVLPEEFLVMPLE from the coding sequence TTGTTTGACAGTGATGTTTTGCTCGATGTTTTAGCTCAACGACAACCGTTTGTTGTTGCCTCTGCACAGGCATTAAATATGGTGACACAACCACAAGTGCAGGGATATGTGTCTGGTCATGCTGTGACAAATATCTTTTATATTTTGCGCCGTCAAGTTGGTAGCGAAACAGCACGCGAGCTTTTATCAAGGTTATTACAGCATCTTCAAATCGCCAGTGTGACCGACGAGGTTATTAGGGTTGCGTTGCAAAGCTCTATGGCAGATTTTGAAGATGCTGTGACCAGTGAAGCAGCGAATGCCGCAGGTTTAGAAGTTATTCTGACTCGAAATATACCTGATTTTGTGGCTTCTACAATCCCCGCAGTATTACCCGAAGAGTTTTTGGTAATGCCGTTAGAGTAG
- a CDS encoding recombinase family protein, with protein MYDNSGQLVLDPDEGVVATIQLLFEQFRRLGTAFKVMSYFAQQQIPFPRRVWEAGSIGVLRWGSLNLGRILAILHNPTYTGTYV; from the coding sequence GTGTACGACAACAGTGGTCAATTGGTGCTTGACCCCGATGAGGGAGTCGTTGCGACGATCCAACTGTTGTTTGAGCAATTTCGACGACTGGGAACTGCATTCAAAGTCATGAGCTACTTTGCTCAACAGCAGATTCCATTTCCCAGACGAGTTTGGGAAGCTGGTAGCATTGGAGTGTTACGTTGGGGCAGCTTAAATCTCGGGCGTATCTTAGCCATCCTGCATAATCCGACTTACACCGGTACTTATGTATAG
- a CDS encoding LysR substrate-binding domain-containing protein, translating into MELRHLHYFITVAEELHFSRAAERLHISQPPLSQQIQNLEDELGVKLFERTKRQVHLTEAGKVFLERCYLVLAQLEQAIAVTQQIGRGEVGQLAISFVGTAMFTLLPEIFRVFREQFPAVELRLHELTTAQQIQALYDKQIDIGIVRSAINEPGLSVECFLPESLVLALPETHPLSAQTQVALSSLANESFILFPATMGPVFYEQIIGSCQQAGFRPKVAQEAVQMQTIVGLVAAGLGIAIVPASLQNFPRSGVIYRPLKEEIPNTELYLTWRQHDSSPVVRAFLNLARRMTQGESTCQPNQQSA; encoded by the coding sequence ATGGAACTACGGCACCTGCACTACTTCATCACGGTGGCTGAGGAACTTCACTTTAGTCGAGCAGCAGAGCGGTTGCACATTTCTCAACCCCCGCTCAGCCAGCAGATTCAGAATTTGGAAGATGAACTCGGAGTCAAGCTGTTTGAACGAACCAAGCGGCAAGTGCATCTAACAGAAGCAGGCAAAGTGTTTTTAGAGCGCTGCTATCTGGTGTTAGCTCAACTCGAACAGGCGATCGCAGTGACCCAACAGATTGGGCGAGGCGAAGTGGGACAGTTAGCGATCAGCTTTGTTGGTACCGCAATGTTTACGTTACTCCCAGAGATTTTCAGGGTTTTTCGAGAACAGTTTCCGGCGGTAGAATTACGATTGCACGAACTGACGACTGCCCAACAAATTCAAGCCCTGTATGACAAACAGATTGATATCGGCATTGTTCGATCTGCCATCAATGAGCCAGGTTTAAGTGTAGAGTGCTTTTTGCCAGAATCATTAGTCCTAGCGTTGCCAGAAACCCATCCGTTGTCTGCCCAGACTCAAGTGGCTCTCTCCTCATTAGCGAATGAATCATTTATCCTATTTCCTGCCACAATGGGACCCGTCTTCTATGAGCAGATTATTGGTAGTTGTCAACAAGCGGGATTTCGTCCGAAAGTGGCTCAAGAGGCAGTTCAGATGCAGACGATCGTTGGCTTGGTTGCAGCAGGGCTAGGCATTGCAATCGTTCCCGCCTCTTTGCAAAACTTTCCAAGAAGCGGAGTCATTTACAGACCCTTAAAGGAGGAGATTCCTAATACTGAACTTTATCTGACTTGGCGGCAGCATGATTCCTCACCAGTAGTCAGAGCATTTCTCAACTTGGCACGGAGGATGACACAAGGGGAGTCAACTTGCCAGCCCAATCAGCAATCGGCATAA
- a CDS encoding NIPSNAP family protein: MIHTKTFLRVVLVIVFIVVMSTTIGLSQTPSKSFKATGSVIHQLRIYEIFDGNKTAFHERFHDHALRIMARYGFKIVATWEARHDNRTEFVYLLEWSDTETMKERWAVFMADQEWAEIKEVTAEAHGSLVGSIEDRTLELTDYSPSERLTN; encoded by the coding sequence ATGATTCATACCAAGACATTTCTGCGTGTTGTTCTAGTCATCGTGTTTATTGTTGTCATGAGCACCACTATCGGACTTTCACAAACCCCTAGCAAAAGTTTCAAAGCGACAGGCAGCGTCATCCACCAACTGCGTATCTACGAGATCTTCGACGGTAATAAAACGGCGTTTCACGAACGATTCCACGATCATGCACTGCGGATTATGGCGCGGTACGGCTTCAAGATTGTGGCGACCTGGGAAGCTCGGCACGATAACCGCACGGAGTTTGTTTATCTGCTTGAGTGGTCTGACACAGAAACGATGAAGGAGCGGTGGGCGGTATTCATGGCTGATCAAGAATGGGCGGAGATCAAGGAGGTGACGGCTGAGGCACATGGTTCCCTCGTCGGCAGCATTGAAGATCGGACATTAGAGTTGACAGATTACTCCCCAAGCGAACGGCTGACGAACTAA
- a CDS encoding zinc ribbon domain-containing protein: MIHNTHPAYLSWEQFLDNESQLQRNNVALSPEGRQGSAREGMALLQGLIICGKCGRRMSPRYHGQGGKRVTYQCDQRRQKDGDYGICWSVAGAAIEVAVTEHVLEAVTVSQLNLSLSVLEELEQTTQQQHRQWQLRLERVRYEAQRAERQFDAVEPENRLVARTLEKRWNEKLQEVAQLEQAYVQAQRVQRLELSDIQRQQILQLAQDLPTIWQAPTTTVQERKEMLGLLVKQIALIPIDKPERSTKIQLLWHTGSTTEVTTKRPTIQQRLGTPERVIQAVRELAYGRTDDAIADALNERGLTSATGRSFTASSVAWIRLKFKIPKPESDNRVAFHLGIREDGCYSTRALAQELGVGINTIHYWREQGVVPAMRETPHGPWWHTVTPEVLQTLRQKICRVPLKPE; the protein is encoded by the coding sequence GTGATTCACAATACGCATCCGGCTTACCTGAGTTGGGAGCAATTTTTGGATAACGAATCTCAACTACAGCGCAACAATGTTGCCTTGAGTCCAGAGGGACGGCAGGGAAGTGCTCGTGAGGGCATGGCGCTGCTGCAAGGCTTAATTATTTGTGGTAAATGTGGACGACGGATGAGTCCGCGCTATCACGGTCAGGGTGGAAAACGGGTCACTTACCAGTGTGACCAACGCCGACAGAAGGATGGCGATTATGGAATTTGTTGGAGTGTTGCAGGAGCTGCGATTGAAGTCGCTGTCACTGAACATGTGTTAGAAGCGGTCACAGTCAGTCAACTCAATTTGTCTCTGTCCGTACTGGAGGAGCTAGAACAGACTACCCAACAACAGCACCGACAATGGCAACTGCGCTTAGAGCGAGTACGGTATGAAGCCCAACGAGCCGAGCGTCAGTTTGATGCAGTAGAACCCGAAAACCGTCTAGTTGCTCGAACGTTAGAAAAACGTTGGAATGAAAAACTGCAAGAGGTTGCACAATTAGAACAAGCTTATGTGCAAGCTCAGCGAGTACAACGATTAGAGCTATCGGATATACAACGTCAGCAGATTCTACAACTTGCTCAAGATCTCCCTACAATTTGGCAAGCACCAACAACGACAGTACAAGAACGAAAAGAAATGTTAGGATTATTAGTCAAACAAATTGCATTAATACCAATTGACAAACCAGAACGTAGCACAAAAATTCAGTTACTTTGGCATACAGGAAGTACAACTGAAGTAACGACTAAACGACCGACAATTCAACAACGTTTAGGAACACCAGAGAGAGTGATTCAAGCCGTTCGTGAATTAGCCTATGGAAGGACAGATGATGCAATTGCTGATGCTTTGAACGAAAGAGGGTTAACGAGCGCAACAGGCCGTTCATTTACAGCTTCTTCCGTTGCCTGGATTCGATTGAAGTTCAAAATTCCGAAGCCTGAAAGTGATAATCGCGTTGCATTTCATTTAGGAATTCGTGAAGATGGTTGTTATTCCACCCGTGCCCTTGCCCAGGAATTGGGGGTGGGAATTAATACGATTCATTATTGGCGGGAGCAGGGAGTTGTCCCTGCCATGCGAGAAACTCCCCACGGACCTTGGTGGCATACAGTCACGCCGGAGGTTCTACAAACGCTACGGCAAAAGATTTGTCGTGTTCCACTCAAACCAGAGTGA